In Candidatus Methylomirabilota bacterium, a genomic segment contains:
- a CDS encoding PilN domain-containing protein, with the protein MIRDAVGLLLDEGARVTGVALGGRDRLAHFAVEGAEDTAGALDAELRTRARAPRIGVGLDRSAVVVKTLELPAGSEGDLGQMVSFELERHVPFPADEICSSWVELPGEVGQSRRLLVTAVGRRALDRPLDLLARAKRRPAAIMVASHELPGLLSRALPPRRAVWAHRHGSHTDLLLLVGATLLMSRSVATAHHLELAREIGRSLPLVGWDQYDVVWLSGDDAAAWIADRDLERGLNVPVSTPPYDSRSSGLIAALPQEGPGASLLALAVALGARRPAFDLLPAVLRPWKLTRPHLVTAGIACATLVLGLIFAVTHVMLSERYLGRVNAEIRRLDPEAKAVETLAAERDRTRRLLAGLDSARRASLPALPTLQDLTETLPETAWLQTLNMDQEGVELIGQANAASQLIPILEGSRWLERVEFTSPVTQLQGKEQFRIRAGWEGRPAPPAGGR; encoded by the coding sequence GTGATCCGCGACGCCGTTGGCCTCCTGCTCGACGAGGGCGCCCGCGTCACCGGGGTGGCCCTCGGGGGACGCGATCGCCTGGCGCACTTCGCGGTGGAAGGCGCCGAGGACACGGCGGGCGCGCTCGACGCCGAGCTCCGGACGCGAGCCCGCGCCCCGCGCATCGGCGTCGGCCTCGACCGCAGCGCCGTCGTGGTGAAGACGCTGGAGCTGCCTGCCGGCAGCGAGGGCGATCTCGGTCAGATGGTGAGCTTCGAGCTCGAGCGGCACGTTCCGTTTCCCGCCGACGAGATCTGCTCCAGCTGGGTGGAGCTTCCCGGTGAGGTGGGTCAATCCCGGCGGCTGCTGGTGACGGCGGTCGGGCGCCGCGCCCTCGACCGTCCGCTCGACCTGCTCGCGCGCGCGAAGCGCCGGCCCGCCGCCATCATGGTGGCCAGCCACGAGCTGCCGGGACTCCTGTCCCGCGCACTGCCTCCGCGGCGGGCCGTCTGGGCGCACCGCCATGGCAGCCACACCGACCTGCTGTTGCTCGTGGGCGCCACGCTGCTCATGAGCCGCTCCGTGGCGACCGCCCATCACCTCGAGCTCGCAAGGGAGATTGGCCGTAGCCTGCCGCTGGTCGGCTGGGACCAGTATGACGTGGTGTGGCTGTCCGGCGATGACGCCGCGGCCTGGATCGCCGATCGCGATCTGGAGCGAGGGCTGAATGTGCCCGTGTCGACGCCACCCTACGACAGCCGCTCCAGCGGCCTGATCGCCGCGCTGCCGCAGGAAGGCCCCGGCGCGAGCCTGCTGGCCCTGGCGGTAGCCCTCGGCGCGCGCCGCCCCGCGTTCGACCTGCTGCCCGCCGTGCTGCGGCCCTGGAAGCTGACGCGGCCCCATCTGGTGACCGCCGGCATCGCCTGCGCCACCCTGGTGCTCGGCCTCATCTTCGCCGTCACACACGTCATGCTGTCCGAGCGCTACCTCGGGCGCGTGAACGCCGAGATTCGCCGGCTCGATCCTGAGGCCAAGGCCGTCGAGACGCTAGCCGCCGAGCGGGACCGGACCCGTCGCCTCCTGGCCGGACTGGACTCTGCGCGGCGCGCGAGCCTCCCGGCGCTGCCGACCCTGCAGGACCTCACCGAGACGCTGCCGGAGACCGCGTGGCTGCAGACGCTGAACATGGATCAGGAGGGCGTGGAGCTGATCGGTCAAGCCAATGCGGCCAGCCAGCTCATCCCCATCCTGGAGGGCTCGCGCTGGCTCGAGCGGGTCGAGTTCACGTCACCGGTGACCCAGCTCCAGGGCAAGGAGCAGTTCCGCATCCGTGCCGGCTGGGAAGGGCGGCCCGCGCCGCCGGCCGGGGGCCGCTAG